A single genomic interval of Aedes aegypti strain LVP_AGWG chromosome 1, AaegL5.0 Primary Assembly, whole genome shotgun sequence harbors:
- the LOC5565192 gene encoding negative elongation factor B — protein sequence MSAPPKFPGTGLEEVNVPGQAYLRDALSCCDDPLKAIENFQLENGILLPSLRPMLPLLDLHGVRRLDFHTSVLEELRDKLIAHINEVGAKEGRERDRKLKELLVKSFPVVRVKALRPVVMCILRNTSHIDDKYLRILVRDRELYQDTDTEVKRQIWRDNQSLFGDEVSPLLSQYIREKEHILFDHMNLNNLFFTPTPKVRRQGEVVQKLAHMIGNSVKLYDMVLQFLRTLFLRTRNVHYCTLRAELLMALHDLEVQDIISVDPCHKFTWCLDACIREKNVDIKRSRELQGFLDNIKRGQEQVLGDLSMTLCDPYAINFLATSAIKILQHLINNEGLPRDNTILILLLRMLALGLSAWIMIDSQDFKEPKLDSQVVTKFLPALMSLMVDDQVRNLHAKLPPDERESAITTIEHSGPAPDAVEAYIQESAVASILAMYYTLHTARQKDRVGILRVMAILASCKDDRAYEDPFLHSLIALMIPMSEEFANEDFCTGLFDEFLFAGLTRDNVTRHMLKLLWYIHQKLPQGRLQTLLKALQPNAQHHENVHKLYENLQKRVMATHHEPMPEPMETDFDSPLKSVPTPGPHYVQ from the exons ATGTCCGCGCCGCCGAAATTTCCCGGCACCGGGCTGGAAGAGGTCAATGTTCCCGGCCAAGCTTATCTTCGAGATGC ATTATCCTGCTGTGACGATCCGCTGAAAGCCATCGAAAACTTCCAACTGGAAAACGGGATCCTGCTTCCGTCGCTGCGGCCTATGCTTCCGCTGCTAGATTTGCACGGCGTTCGACGTCTCGATTTCCACACTTCtgtcctggaggaactccgggaTAAGTTGATTGCTCACATTAACGAGGTGGGAGCTAAGGAAGGACGGGAGCGAGATCGCAAGCTGAAGGAACTGCTGGTCAAGAGCTTCCCGGTGGTCAGGGTCAAAGCCCTGCGTCCGGTTGTGATGTGCATCCTGAGGAACACCAGCCACATCGATGATAAGTATTTGAGGATTTTGGTGCGAGATCGGGAGTTGTATCAGGATACGGATACCGAAGTTAAACGACAGATCTGGAGGGACAATCAGTCGCTGTTTGGGGATGAAGTTTCACCCCTGCTGTCCCAATACATTCGCGAAAAGGAGCACATCCTGTTCGATCATATGAATTTGAACAATTTGTTCTTTACACCGACGCCGAAAGTTCGCCGGCAAGGGGAAGTCGTCCAGAAGTTGGCCCACATGATTGGGAACAGCGTCAAATTATACGACATGGTGCTACAGTTTTTGCGAACGCTTTTCCTGCGAACCAGGAATGTACACTATTGTACGTTGCGAGCGGAACTGCTTATGGCCTTGCACGATCTGGAAGTGCAGGACATCATTTCGGTGGATCCCTGCCACAAGTTTACCTGGTGCTTGGATGCCTGCATCCGTGAGAAGAACGTCGACATCAAACGGTCCCGAGAGTTGCAAGGCTTCCTGGATAATATTAAACGCGGACAGGAACAAGTTCTGGGTGATCTGTCGATGACGCTCTGTGACCCGTACGCGATCAATTTCCTGGCGACTTCGGCGATTAAAATCCTGCAGCATTTGATCAACAACGAAGGTCTCCCGAGAGACAACACAATCTTGATTCTTCTGTTGAGAATGTTGGCACTCGGACTCTCAGCTTGGATTATGATTGACTCGCAGGACTTCAAGGAACCGAAACTAGACAGTCAAGTCGTGACAAAGTTCCTACCAGCACTGATGTCTCTAATGGTAGACGATCAAGTGCGCAACTTGCACGCTAAATTGCCACCGGATGAGCGCGAGAGCGCCATTACGACGATCGAACATTCTGGCCCAGCTCCGGACGCTGTGGAGGCCTACATTCAGGAGAGTGCTGTCGCTTCCATTCTCGCCATGTATTACACCTTGCACACGGCTCGCCAGAAGGACCGCGTCGGAATCCTTCGGGTGATGGCCATCTTGGCTTCTTGCAAAGACGATCGGGCCTACGAGGATCCCTTCCTGCATTCGCTGATTGCCCTGATGATTCCCATGTCCGAAGAATTCGCCAACGAAGACTTCTGCACCGGACTGTTCGACGAGTTCTTGTTTGCCGGTCTCACGCGGGACAACGTCACCCGACATATGCTGAAGCTGCTGTGGTACATCCACCAGAAGTTGCCCCAGGGTCGATTGCAGACGTTGCTAAAAGCGCTGCAGCCGAACGCCCAGCACCACGAGAACGTCCACAAGCTGTACGAGAATCTGCAGAAACGGGTCATGGCAACGCACCACGAACCGATGCCGGAGCCGATGGAGACGGACTTTGATTCGCCGTTAAAGAGCGTTCCCACGCCGGGACCGCATTACGTTCAATGA